In Chelonia mydas isolate rCheMyd1 chromosome 20, rCheMyd1.pri.v2, whole genome shotgun sequence, a single genomic region encodes these proteins:
- the PRKAG1 gene encoding 5'-AMP-activated protein kinase subunit gamma-1 isoform X1 yields the protein MEAGPVPESIAEKCPMAPEDAEPGSGVYSCFMRSHRCYDLIPTSSKLVVFDTSLQVKKAFFALVTNGVRAAPLWDSKKQSFVGMLTITDFINILHRYYKSAMVQIYELEEHKIETWREVYLQDSFKPLVCISPSASLFDAVSSLIRNKIHRLPVIDPDSGNTLYILTHKRILKFLKLFIAEVPKPEFMGQTLEQLKIGTYANIALVRANTPLYVALGIFVQHRVSALPVVDESGRVVDIYSKFDVINLAAEKMYNNLDVTVTQALQHRSQYFEGVLTCYKHETLETIINRLVEAEVHRLVVVDENEVVKGIVSLSDILQALVLPGGPQP from the exons GGCCCGGTTCCTGAGAGCATTGCCGAGAAGTGCCCCATGGCACCCGAAG ACGCGGAGCCTGGCAGCGGGGTGTACTCCTGCTTCATGAGGTCCCATCGCTGCTACGACCTGATCCCCACCAGCTCCAAGCTGGTCGTCTTCGACACCTCCCTGCAG GTGAAGAAAGCCTTCTTCGCGCTGGTCACCAATGGCGTGCGGGCCGCCCCGCTCTGGGACAGCAAGAAGCAAAGCTTTGTGG GGATGCTGACCATCACTGACTTCATCAACATCCTCCATCGCTACTACAAGTCGGCCATG GTTCAAATCTACGAGCTGGAGGAGCATAAAATCGAAACATGGCGAG agGTCTATCTGCAAGACTCCTTCAAGCCACTGGTCTGCATCTCCCCCAGTGCCAG CCTCTTCGACGCCGTCTCCTCGCTGATCCGGAACAAGATCCACCGGCTGCCCGTCATCGACCCGGACTCCGGGAACACGCTCTACATCCTCACGCACAAACGCATCCTCAAGTTCCTCAAGCTCTTC ATAGCGGAGGTCCCAAAGCCGGAATTCATGGGCCAAACCCTGGAGCAGCTGAAGATCGGCACCTATGCCAACATCGCCCTGGTGCGCGCCAACACGCCGCTGTACGTGGCCCTGGGCATCTTCGTGCAACACCGTGTCTCCGCCCTGCCTGTGGTGGACGAGTCAg GTCGGGTCGTGGACATTTACTCCAAGTTTGACGTCATT AACCTGGCGGCCGAGAAGATGTACAACAACCTGGACGTGACGGTGACGCAGGCCCTGCAGCATCGCTCGCAGTACTTCGAGGGGGTGCTCACGTGCTACAAACACGAGACCCTGGAGACCATCATCAACCGCCTGGTGGAGGCCGAG GTCCACAGGCTGGTGGTGGTGGATGAGAACGAAGTGGTGAAGGGCATCGTCTCCCTCTCTGACATCCTGCAGGCGCTGGTGCTCCCGGGCGGGCCGCAGCCCTGA
- the PRKAG1 gene encoding 5'-AMP-activated protein kinase subunit gamma-1 isoform X2 encodes MAPEDAEPGSGVYSCFMRSHRCYDLIPTSSKLVVFDTSLQVKKAFFALVTNGVRAAPLWDSKKQSFVGMLTITDFINILHRYYKSAMVQIYELEEHKIETWREVYLQDSFKPLVCISPSASLFDAVSSLIRNKIHRLPVIDPDSGNTLYILTHKRILKFLKLFIAEVPKPEFMGQTLEQLKIGTYANIALVRANTPLYVALGIFVQHRVSALPVVDESGRVVDIYSKFDVINLAAEKMYNNLDVTVTQALQHRSQYFEGVLTCYKHETLETIINRLVEAEVHRLVVVDENEVVKGIVSLSDILQALVLPGGPQP; translated from the exons ATGGCACCCGAAG ACGCGGAGCCTGGCAGCGGGGTGTACTCCTGCTTCATGAGGTCCCATCGCTGCTACGACCTGATCCCCACCAGCTCCAAGCTGGTCGTCTTCGACACCTCCCTGCAG GTGAAGAAAGCCTTCTTCGCGCTGGTCACCAATGGCGTGCGGGCCGCCCCGCTCTGGGACAGCAAGAAGCAAAGCTTTGTGG GGATGCTGACCATCACTGACTTCATCAACATCCTCCATCGCTACTACAAGTCGGCCATG GTTCAAATCTACGAGCTGGAGGAGCATAAAATCGAAACATGGCGAG agGTCTATCTGCAAGACTCCTTCAAGCCACTGGTCTGCATCTCCCCCAGTGCCAG CCTCTTCGACGCCGTCTCCTCGCTGATCCGGAACAAGATCCACCGGCTGCCCGTCATCGACCCGGACTCCGGGAACACGCTCTACATCCTCACGCACAAACGCATCCTCAAGTTCCTCAAGCTCTTC ATAGCGGAGGTCCCAAAGCCGGAATTCATGGGCCAAACCCTGGAGCAGCTGAAGATCGGCACCTATGCCAACATCGCCCTGGTGCGCGCCAACACGCCGCTGTACGTGGCCCTGGGCATCTTCGTGCAACACCGTGTCTCCGCCCTGCCTGTGGTGGACGAGTCAg GTCGGGTCGTGGACATTTACTCCAAGTTTGACGTCATT AACCTGGCGGCCGAGAAGATGTACAACAACCTGGACGTGACGGTGACGCAGGCCCTGCAGCATCGCTCGCAGTACTTCGAGGGGGTGCTCACGTGCTACAAACACGAGACCCTGGAGACCATCATCAACCGCCTGGTGGAGGCCGAG GTCCACAGGCTGGTGGTGGTGGATGAGAACGAAGTGGTGAAGGGCATCGTCTCCCTCTCTGACATCCTGCAGGCGCTGGTGCTCCCGGGCGGGCCGCAGCCCTGA